Proteins from a genomic interval of Chionomys nivalis chromosome 7, mChiNiv1.1, whole genome shotgun sequence:
- the Hic1 gene encoding hypermethylated in cancer 1 protein isoform X2 has product MLDTMEAPGHSRQLLLQLNNQRTKGFLCDVIIVVQNALFRAHKNVLAASSAYLKSLVVHDNLLNLDHDMVSPAVFRLVLDFIYTGRLTDSIEAAAAAAVAPGAEPSLGAVLAAASYLQIPDLVALCKKRLKRHGKYCHLRGGGSGGGGYAPCGRPGRGLRAATPVIQACYSSPAGPPPPPAAEPPSGPEAAVNTHCAELYASAPGPAASLCAPELCGLDLSKKSPPDSSVPERPLSERELPQRPDSAPGTASAVYKEPPLALPLLPPLPFQKLEEAVPTPDPFRGSGGSPGPEPPVRPDGPSLLYRWMKHEPVLGNYGDDLVRDRRSPDERLEERGGDPAASPGGPPLGLVAPPRYPGTGADGDDYKSSSEETGSSEDPSPPSGHLDGYPCPHLAYGEPESFGDNLYVCIPCGKGFPSSEQLNAHVEAHVEEEEALYGRAEAAEGAAGAAGLGPPFGGGGDKITGPSGGLGELLRPYRCASCDKSYKDPATLRQHEKTHWLTRPYPCTICGKKFTQRGTMTRHMRSHLGLKPFACDACGMRFTRQYRLTEHMRIHSGEKPYECQVCGGKFAQQRNLISHMKMHAVGGAAGAAGALAGLGGLPGVPGPDGKGKLDFPEGVFAVARLTAEQLSLKQQDKAAAAELLAQTTHFLHDPKVALESLYPLAKFTAELGLSPDKAAEVLSQGAHLAAGPDGRTIDRFSPT; this is encoded by the coding sequence ATGCTGGACACGATGGAGGCGCCTGGCCACTCGAGGCAGCTACTGCTGCAGCTCAACAACCAGCGCACCAAGGGCTTCTTGTGCGACGTGATCATCGTGGTGCAGAACGCCCTCTTCCGCGCGCACAAGAACGTGCTGGCGGCCAGCAGCGCCTACCTCAAGTCCCTGGTGGTGCATGACAACCTGCTAAACCTGGACCATGACATGGTGAGCCCGGCCGTGTTCCGCCTGGTGCTGGACTTCATCTACACCGGCCGCCTGACTGACAGTATTGAGGCcgcagctgcagcagcagtggCCCCGGGGGCCGAGCCGAGCCTGGGCGCCGTGCTGGCCGCCGCCAGCTACCTGCAGATCCCTGACCTCGTGGCTCTGTGCAAGAAGCGCCTCAAACGCCACGGCAAGTACTGCCACCTGCGGGGAggaggcagcggcggcggcggctatGCACCCTGTGGGCGGCCCGGCCGGGGCTTGAGGGCCGCCACGCCCGTCATCCAGGCCTGCTACTCGTCCCCGGccgggccgccgccgccgcctgctGCCGAGCCGCCGTCGGGGCCCGAGGCCGCGGTCAACACCCATTGCGCCGAGCTGTATGCCTCAGCCCCGGGCCCAGCAGCCTCCCTCTGCGCCCCGGAGCTTTGTGGCCTGGATCTGTCCAAGAAGAGCCCGCCAGACTCCTCAGTCCCCGAGCGACCGCTGAGTGAGCGAGAACTGCCTCAGCGGCCGGACAGCGCTCCCGGTACGGCGTCCGCAGTCTACAAGGAGCCACCGCTCGCCTTGCCGCTGCTGCCGCCTTTGCCCTTCCAGAAGCTGGAAGAGGCCGTACCGACTCCAGACCCGTTTCGAGGAAGCGGCGGCAGTCCGGGACCCGAGCCCCCCGTTCGCCCCGACGGCCCCAGCCTTCTCTACCGCTGGATGAAGCACGAGCCAGTCCTGGGTAACTATGGCGATGATCTCGTCCGAGATCGCCGCTCCCCAGACGAGCGCCTCGAGGAACGCGGTGGGGACCCGGCAGCCTCACCCGGGGGTCCCCCGCTAGGCCTGGTGGCCCCGCCACGCTACCCAGGCACAGGCGCTGACGGAGATGACTACAAGAGCAGCAGTGAAGAGACTGGTAGCAGCGAGGACCCCAGCCCACCCAGTGGCCACCTGGATGGCTACCCGTGCCCGCACTTGGCCTATGGCGAGCCTGAGAGCTTTGGTGACAACCTGTACGTGTGCATCCCCTGTGGCAAAGGCTTCCCCAGCTCGGAGCAGCTGAATGCACACGTGGAGGCTCacgtggaggaagaggaggcgcTGTATGGCAGGGCAGAGGCTGCTGAGGGGGCTGCTGGGGCCGCCGGCCTCGGGCCCccctttggtggtggtggggacaagATCACTGGGCCCTCGGGCGGCCTGGGAGAGCTGCTGCGGCCGTACCGCTGCGCGTCCTGCGACAAGAGCTACAAGGACCCAGCCACTCTGAGGCAGCACGAGAAGACGCACTGGCTGACACGGCCCTATCCGTGTACCATCTGCGGGAAGAAGTTCACGCAGCGCGGAACCATGACACGCCATATGCGTAGTCACTTAGGCCTGAAGCCCTTTGCGTGCGACGCGTGCGGCATGCGCTTCACCCGTCAGTACCGCCTCACGGAGCACATGCGCATCCACTCGGGAGAGAAGCCCTACGAGTGCCAGGTGTGTGGTGGCAAGTTTGCTCAACAGCGCAACCTCATCAGCCACATGAAGATGCACGCTGTAGGTGGCGCGGCCGGCGCAGCCGGGGCGCTGGCTGGCCTCGGGGGACTACCTGGCGTCCCCGGCCCCGACGGCAAGGGCAAGCTCGATTTCCCGGAGGGTGTCTTTGCTGTGGCCCGCCTTACAGCTGAACAGCTGAGCCTGAAGCAACAGGACAAGGCAGCTGCGGCGGAGCTGCTGGCGCAGACCACGCACTTCCTGCACGACCCCAAGGTGGCGCTCGAGAGCCTCTACCCGCTGGCCAAATTCACTGCCGAGTTGGGACTCAGCCCGGATAAGGCGGCAGAGGTGCTGAGCCAGGGTGCGCACCTGGCCGCGGGACCGGACGGCCGGACCATCGACCGTTTCTCTCCCACTTAA
- the LOC130877031 gene encoding nascent polypeptide-associated complex subunit alpha, muscle-specific form-like: MPIKAPPWPGAVRPSFGPAAPARRGERRQWLRWRAEREGRALARGGRYIGLPSAPSPPKLCRPKLGENFPNFRQGGRSAPALVPPAPSFSSRPPVSAAWRSRGPTLSLEPPCPRASAPAPVPRLARRASRARYLRPQPSPASLPEAVAAPSLRPTRPAARRRAVPGQRPWQPRPPAPLAFPSPPQPMCRQSRPRTADPAVNPPTSSGPAVPSPLGKTLSALNACGDPGRPRLRMLPGRPAREDQPVPGRVPCLPLPVANSRTHLGGMSEAPGPAAGGSRGDVAAMRCPPPAGPPVGLSCRSVLPASWSRLSPTALSAHSYLERPEPERYQWEETVHPLVGAPEMSLRSWAEAPTPLQAPRLSGPRSASSPHLLTPAYTMGGSPQTAHSFLLAAPSSVAKPERLGRSYYARRLQFRKVNPLETKPGVTAVTQPRWPRLIEPGRPRQTDTHLDPATLSGPLPRMLPRRPFPVLSRPFGLSHCAQDFPPLTLTSTVACLSARVWAEGDVRSSSAPAAGDGTSPPGQCAGTLALDCLLPGPPSVTVSSHGHRRLAPPQDRRPRAPPRLPAPLSAVLMQRRSLPRARPSKVPVGCCGRWSRTRSYSPSRPHPACAADVSLTVPPPRLQGNRGFRLLLWEPEVTVYSHGRPAARPRSPPRRVLPVRVWADAEQEEAGRRHNIRCVCGGWQESQVLKTIHMDLYLEDSQGVQVLSPAEARLEGAA, translated from the exons ATGCCCATCAAGGCGCCGCCCTGGCCGGGGGCTGTCAGGCCTTCGTTTGGGCCGGCCGCCCCGGCGCGGCGCGGGGAGCGGAGACAGTGGCTGCGGTGGCGGGCAGAGCGCGAAGGCCGGGCCCTGGCGCGGGGAGGGCGTTATATCggg CTCCCCTCGGCCCCGTCTCCCCCGAAACTCTGCCGCCCCAAACTTGgggaaaactttcccaacttcaGACAGGGCGGGAGGAGCGCGCCGGCCTTAgtccctccagcccccagtttcTCCTCTAGGCCCCCAGTTTCAGCAGCCTGGCGGTCCCGGGGACCCACGCTTAGTCTTGAGCCGCCCTGCCCGCGGGCGAGCGCGCCCGCCCCTGTTCCCCGCCTGGCCCGCAGGGCCTCGCGGGCCCGTTACCTGCGGCCGCAGCCCAGCCCGGCTTCCCTCCCCGAGGCTGTGGCAGCTCCTAGCCTGCGCCCCACCCGCCCCGCTGCCAGGCGCCGAGCTGTGCCAGGGCAGCGCCCCTGGCAGCCCCGCCCGCCGGCTCCCCttgccttcccctctcctccccagcccaTGTGCCGGCAGAGCCGGCCCCGGACCGCTGACCCCGCTGTGAACCCGCCGACGAGCAGCGGCCCAGCCGTCCCGAGTCCTCTAGGGAAGACACTTAGTGCCCTAAACGCCTGCGGCGACCCAGGACGCCCGCGCCTGAGGATGCTCCCCGGCCGGCCCGCGCGCGAGGACCAGCCTGTCCCGGGTCGGGTCCCATGCCTGCCCCTCCCGGTCGCCAACTCGAGGACCCACCTGGGGGGCATGTCGGAAGCCCCGGGCCCGGCTGCCGGCGGATCCAGGGGGGACGTGGCTGCAATGCGCTGCCCTCCGCCCGCCGGGCCCCCGGTCGGTCTGTCCTGCCGGTCCGTCCTCCCCGCGTCCTGGTCGCGTCTCAGCCCCACCGCGCTTTCCGCACACTCTTATCTGGAGCGGCCCGAACCG GAACGTTATCA GTGGGAGGAGACCGTGCACCCGCTCGTGGGTGCTCCGGAAATGTCCCTGCGCAGCTGGGCGGAGGCACCAACACCGTTGCAAGCACCGCGCCTCAGTGGCCCACGCTCCGCCTCCTCCCCGCACCTCCTGACCCCCGCCTACACCATGGGGGGGTCCCCCCAAACCGCCcacagcttcttattggctgcgCCTTCCTCCGTGGCCAAGCCGGAGAGGCTGGGGCGCAGTTACTATG CCCGCCGCCTGCAGTTCCGGAAAGTTAACCCCTTGGAGACCAAGCCTGGGGTTAC AGCGGTGACTCAGCCTAGATGGCCCCGACTGATTGAGCCGGGGCGGCcacgacagacagacacacacctcgACCCTGCGACTCTCTCGGGACCCCTGCCCCGCATGCTGCCCAGACGCCCCTTCCCCGTCCTGTCCCGACCCTTCGGGCTGTCCCACTGCGCCCAGGACTTCCCGCCTCT GACTCTGACGTCAACGGTCGCGTGCCTGTCCGCGCGTGTTTGGGCGGAGGGGGACGTGAGAAGCAGCAGCGCCCCAGCCGCGGGCGACGGTACATCCCCGCCCGGGCAGTGCGCCGGCACCTTGGCTCTAGACTGCTTACTGCCCGGGCCGCCCTCAGTAACAGTCTCCAGTCACGGCCACCGACGCCTGGCCCCGCCCCAGGACCGCCGACCCCGGGCCCCTCCGCGCCTCCCTGCGCCGCTGTCCGCGGTGCTGATGCAGCGCAGGAGCCTCCCTCGGGCCCGCCCGTCCAAGGTCCCCGTGGGCTGCTGTGGGCGCTGGTCCCGCACACGCTCGTACAGCCCCAGCCGCCCCCACCCCGCCTGCGCTGCTGACGTCAGCCTGACAGTCCCGCCCCCGCGTCTCCAGGGCAACCGTGGCTTTCGATTGTTACTGTGGGAACCGGAGGTAACAGTCTACAGCCATGGTCGCCCCGCAGCACGCCCACGCTCCCCACCACGCCGAGTTCTGCCAGTCCGGGTTTGGGCAGATGCAGAGCAAGAGGAGGCGGGGCGGCGACACAACATCCGATGTGTCTGCGGGGGGTGGCAGGAG AGCCAGGTCCTGAAGACCATTCACATGGATCTTTATTTAGAGGACTCCCAAGGAGTGCAGGTCCTTTCCCCAGCTGAAGCCCGCCTAGAGGGGGCAGCCTAG
- the Ovca2 gene encoding esterase OVCA2, translating to MASRQPLRVLCLAGFRQSERGFREKTGALRKALRGRAELVCLSGPHPVPEAAAPEGARPDSGETSLLRKCPATYRPPQHSGPPGSHPGSSLRSLIFSFICVQSLSSLPSPFSPAPSNPGPVLFSHLLLGPCAPEEQPRGWWFSEQEADVFSALEEPAACRGLEAALETVAKALDSLGPFDGLLGFSQGAALAAFVCALGQAGDPRFPLPRFIILVSGFCPRGLGLKESILQSPLSLPSLHVFGDTDRVIPSQESMQLASRFLGAVTLTHSGGHFIPAAASQRQAYLKFLDQFAE from the coding sequence ATGGCGTCGCGGCAGCCCCTGAGAGTGCTGTGCCTCGCGGGCTTCCGGCAGAGCGAACGGGGCTTCCGTGAGAAGACTGGAGCGCTGAGGAAGGCGCTGCGGGGCCGCGCAGAGCTCGTGTGCCTCAGCGGGCCACATCCGGTCCCCGAGGCAGCGGCTCCCGAGGGCGCCAGGCCAGACTCCGGTGAGACAAGCCTGCTCCGGAAATGCCCCGCAACTTACCGGCCCCCTCAACACAGCGGACCTCCCGGTTCTCACCCAGGCTCCAGCCTGCGATCCCTGATCTTCTCCTTTATCTGTGTCCAATCCCTCTCAAGCttgccctcccctttctccccggCCCCCTCTAACCCTGGTCCCGTGCTCTTCTCCCATCTGCTTCTAGGGCCCTGTGCTCCGGAGGAGCAGCCTCGAGGCTGGTGGTTTTCCGAACAGGAAGCAGATGTTTTCTCCGCGCTGGAAGAGCCTGCGGCGTGCAGGGGTTTGGAGGCGGCCCTGGAAACGGTGGCAAAAGCCCTGGACTCGCTGGGGCCTTTTGACGGACTTCTTGGCTTCAGCCAGGGGGCTGCACTAGCCGCTTTTGTTTGTGCCCTGGGTCAGGCAGGCGATCCCCGCTTCCCCTTGCCGCGATTTATCATACTTGTGTCGGGGTTCTGCCCCCGAGGCCTTGGCCTTAAGGAATCCATCCTACAGAGCCCCTTGTCACTACCTTCGCTTCATGTTTTTGGGGACACTGATCGAGTCATCCCTTCTCAGGAGAGTATGCAATTGGCTAGCCGATTTCTTGGGGCTGTCACCCTCACCCACTCTGGCGGACACTTCATCCCAGCAGCTGCATCCCAGCGTCAGGCCTACCTCAAGTTCTTGGACCAGTTTGCAGAGTGA
- the Hic1 gene encoding hypermethylated in cancer 1 protein isoform X1, with amino-acid sequence MTFPEADILLKSGECAGQTMLDTMEAPGHSRQLLLQLNNQRTKGFLCDVIIVVQNALFRAHKNVLAASSAYLKSLVVHDNLLNLDHDMVSPAVFRLVLDFIYTGRLTDSIEAAAAAAVAPGAEPSLGAVLAAASYLQIPDLVALCKKRLKRHGKYCHLRGGGSGGGGYAPCGRPGRGLRAATPVIQACYSSPAGPPPPPAAEPPSGPEAAVNTHCAELYASAPGPAASLCAPELCGLDLSKKSPPDSSVPERPLSERELPQRPDSAPGTASAVYKEPPLALPLLPPLPFQKLEEAVPTPDPFRGSGGSPGPEPPVRPDGPSLLYRWMKHEPVLGNYGDDLVRDRRSPDERLEERGGDPAASPGGPPLGLVAPPRYPGTGADGDDYKSSSEETGSSEDPSPPSGHLDGYPCPHLAYGEPESFGDNLYVCIPCGKGFPSSEQLNAHVEAHVEEEEALYGRAEAAEGAAGAAGLGPPFGGGGDKITGPSGGLGELLRPYRCASCDKSYKDPATLRQHEKTHWLTRPYPCTICGKKFTQRGTMTRHMRSHLGLKPFACDACGMRFTRQYRLTEHMRIHSGEKPYECQVCGGKFAQQRNLISHMKMHAVGGAAGAAGALAGLGGLPGVPGPDGKGKLDFPEGVFAVARLTAEQLSLKQQDKAAAAELLAQTTHFLHDPKVALESLYPLAKFTAELGLSPDKAAEVLSQGAHLAAGPDGRTIDRFSPT; translated from the exons ATGACTTTTCCTGAAGCGGACATTTTACTTAAATCGG GAGAGTGTGCTGGGCAGACGATGCTGGACACGATGGAGGCGCCTGGCCACTCGAGGCAGCTACTGCTGCAGCTCAACAACCAGCGCACCAAGGGCTTCTTGTGCGACGTGATCATCGTGGTGCAGAACGCCCTCTTCCGCGCGCACAAGAACGTGCTGGCGGCCAGCAGCGCCTACCTCAAGTCCCTGGTGGTGCATGACAACCTGCTAAACCTGGACCATGACATGGTGAGCCCGGCCGTGTTCCGCCTGGTGCTGGACTTCATCTACACCGGCCGCCTGACTGACAGTATTGAGGCcgcagctgcagcagcagtggCCCCGGGGGCCGAGCCGAGCCTGGGCGCCGTGCTGGCCGCCGCCAGCTACCTGCAGATCCCTGACCTCGTGGCTCTGTGCAAGAAGCGCCTCAAACGCCACGGCAAGTACTGCCACCTGCGGGGAggaggcagcggcggcggcggctatGCACCCTGTGGGCGGCCCGGCCGGGGCTTGAGGGCCGCCACGCCCGTCATCCAGGCCTGCTACTCGTCCCCGGccgggccgccgccgccgcctgctGCCGAGCCGCCGTCGGGGCCCGAGGCCGCGGTCAACACCCATTGCGCCGAGCTGTATGCCTCAGCCCCGGGCCCAGCAGCCTCCCTCTGCGCCCCGGAGCTTTGTGGCCTGGATCTGTCCAAGAAGAGCCCGCCAGACTCCTCAGTCCCCGAGCGACCGCTGAGTGAGCGAGAACTGCCTCAGCGGCCGGACAGCGCTCCCGGTACGGCGTCCGCAGTCTACAAGGAGCCACCGCTCGCCTTGCCGCTGCTGCCGCCTTTGCCCTTCCAGAAGCTGGAAGAGGCCGTACCGACTCCAGACCCGTTTCGAGGAAGCGGCGGCAGTCCGGGACCCGAGCCCCCCGTTCGCCCCGACGGCCCCAGCCTTCTCTACCGCTGGATGAAGCACGAGCCAGTCCTGGGTAACTATGGCGATGATCTCGTCCGAGATCGCCGCTCCCCAGACGAGCGCCTCGAGGAACGCGGTGGGGACCCGGCAGCCTCACCCGGGGGTCCCCCGCTAGGCCTGGTGGCCCCGCCACGCTACCCAGGCACAGGCGCTGACGGAGATGACTACAAGAGCAGCAGTGAAGAGACTGGTAGCAGCGAGGACCCCAGCCCACCCAGTGGCCACCTGGATGGCTACCCGTGCCCGCACTTGGCCTATGGCGAGCCTGAGAGCTTTGGTGACAACCTGTACGTGTGCATCCCCTGTGGCAAAGGCTTCCCCAGCTCGGAGCAGCTGAATGCACACGTGGAGGCTCacgtggaggaagaggaggcgcTGTATGGCAGGGCAGAGGCTGCTGAGGGGGCTGCTGGGGCCGCCGGCCTCGGGCCCccctttggtggtggtggggacaagATCACTGGGCCCTCGGGCGGCCTGGGAGAGCTGCTGCGGCCGTACCGCTGCGCGTCCTGCGACAAGAGCTACAAGGACCCAGCCACTCTGAGGCAGCACGAGAAGACGCACTGGCTGACACGGCCCTATCCGTGTACCATCTGCGGGAAGAAGTTCACGCAGCGCGGAACCATGACACGCCATATGCGTAGTCACTTAGGCCTGAAGCCCTTTGCGTGCGACGCGTGCGGCATGCGCTTCACCCGTCAGTACCGCCTCACGGAGCACATGCGCATCCACTCGGGAGAGAAGCCCTACGAGTGCCAGGTGTGTGGTGGCAAGTTTGCTCAACAGCGCAACCTCATCAGCCACATGAAGATGCACGCTGTAGGTGGCGCGGCCGGCGCAGCCGGGGCGCTGGCTGGCCTCGGGGGACTACCTGGCGTCCCCGGCCCCGACGGCAAGGGCAAGCTCGATTTCCCGGAGGGTGTCTTTGCTGTGGCCCGCCTTACAGCTGAACAGCTGAGCCTGAAGCAACAGGACAAGGCAGCTGCGGCGGAGCTGCTGGCGCAGACCACGCACTTCCTGCACGACCCCAAGGTGGCGCTCGAGAGCCTCTACCCGCTGGCCAAATTCACTGCCGAGTTGGGACTCAGCCCGGATAAGGCGGCAGAGGTGCTGAGCCAGGGTGCGCACCTGGCCGCGGGACCGGACGGCCGGACCATCGACCGTTTCTCTCCCACTTAA